Proteins encoded within one genomic window of Streptomyces profundus:
- a CDS encoding IS4 family transposase → MAGGRFAPGHLGELTQLVPFEMVDAVLSATRTVQSRLRDLPARVVVYLVLAACLFPETGYPGVWRKLTGALAGLPVAAPTASALAQARRRVGGTPLRWLFDLLRGPAATGHGPGSRWHGLLVVALDGTILTVPDTPAVMTRFTKQAGNHGGTGYPQVRLLTLVACGTRTLIDAVFGPTTAGEATYAPRLLPSLRPGMILLADRNFGAQELVTDIAATGAEVLVRLKNGRRMPVLARYRDGSYLSALGGLRVRVIDCEITLTTTAGKHTGLYQLATTLLDHHRHPAAELTTLYHQRWEIETAYLELKSSILGGRVLRARTPEGIDQEIYALLVVYQLLRTAMADATSTQGNTDPDRASFSIAWQTARDLVIQAAGVIANTDIDLAGTIGRHILADLLPERRLRVSPRIVKRAISKYQARGPRIDRTSYKATTSINILMPAGP, encoded by the coding sequence GTGGCTGGAGGCAGGTTCGCGCCCGGTCACCTCGGTGAACTCACCCAGCTGGTGCCCTTCGAGATGGTCGATGCGGTGCTGAGCGCGACCAGGACGGTGCAGTCGCGGCTGCGGGATCTGCCTGCCCGGGTCGTGGTGTACCTGGTCCTGGCCGCGTGCCTGTTCCCGGAGACCGGCTACCCCGGGGTATGGCGCAAGCTCACAGGGGCACTGGCCGGCCTGCCGGTGGCCGCGCCGACGGCGAGCGCGCTGGCCCAGGCCCGCCGCCGCGTCGGCGGCACACCGCTGCGGTGGCTGTTCGACCTGCTGCGCGGCCCGGCCGCGACCGGGCACGGACCGGGAAGCCGCTGGCACGGCCTGCTGGTGGTCGCGCTCGACGGCACCATCCTGACGGTTCCCGACACCCCCGCTGTCATGACCCGGTTCACCAAGCAGGCCGGCAACCACGGCGGGACCGGATACCCGCAGGTCCGCCTCCTGACACTGGTCGCCTGCGGTACCCGCACCCTCATCGACGCTGTCTTCGGCCCCACCACCGCGGGCGAGGCCACCTACGCCCCGCGCCTGCTGCCCAGCCTGCGGCCAGGGATGATCCTGCTGGCCGACCGCAACTTCGGCGCCCAAGAACTCGTGACCGACATCGCGGCCACGGGAGCCGAGGTCCTGGTCCGGCTCAAGAACGGCCGCCGCATGCCCGTCCTGGCCCGCTACCGGGACGGCTCCTACCTCTCGGCGCTGGGAGGCCTGCGCGTCCGCGTGATCGACTGCGAGATCACCCTCACCACCACCGCCGGGAAACACACCGGCCTCTACCAGCTGGCCACGACCCTGCTCGACCACCACCGCCACCCGGCAGCCGAACTGACCACGCTGTATCACCAGCGCTGGGAGATCGAGACGGCCTACCTGGAACTGAAGTCGAGCATCCTCGGCGGCCGGGTCCTGCGCGCCCGCACCCCCGAAGGCATCGACCAGGAGATCTACGCCCTGCTGGTCGTCTACCAGCTGCTGCGGACCGCCATGGCCGACGCCACCAGCACCCAAGGCAACACCGATCCCGACCGCGCCAGCTTCTCCATCGCCTGGCAGACCGCCCGCGACCTGGTCATCCAGGCCGCGGGTGTCATCGCCAACACGGACATCGACCTCGCCGGCACCATCGGCCGACACATCCTGGCCGACCTGCTGCCCGAGCGGCGACTACGCGTCAGCCCTCGCATCGTCAAACGCGCCATCTCCAAATACCAGGCCCGCGGCCCCCGCATCGACCGAACCAGCTACAAAGCCACCACCAGCATCAACATCCTCATGCCCGCAGGCCCTTGA